In Porites lutea chromosome 7, jaPorLute2.1, whole genome shotgun sequence, a single window of DNA contains:
- the LOC140943702 gene encoding thyroglobulin-like isoform X1: MSSFKPGFVLLVLTQATLLSAVKDGVCPKAGPFGACVVTCGADENCDGSKKCCSNGCGAWCVEPMCPPGQEHVNCPAQLCNYVGCPDQPQESLRCVVESCGKCSVKFVNKTSGETVDCGPVESLCKRMLAATQKRPLLLGQYKPSCDANGRFNSIQNHEGYYFCVDERGIPDFSTKSRNNNIKCSELTPCRKKRQEALKLPAIGRFVPECKDDGSFKEKQCHASTGQCWCVDKNGHEFEGTRTRGELDCTATVCPASSKQLQCDPSLCSTASCPGQKDAKCRVNPCGKCEAEFVNQYGQKVNCYSKCQQQHLEALGTHSLDEKPAHPVVGRFVPQCAADGSYEEVQCYGSTGYCWCVDSQGSPVLGTMVRGLPHCNNSARGVCGGKPMFTCLRNFCEWSSCPAHPDAKCRVNPCGGCKVEFVDKDGKVVNCEKDLTKCQVENAKASTLSRSPQLQPIGRFVPKCEADGSYSQIQCWSSTGYCWCVNKSGDEIVGTRVRGRPTCRSGRSTRSVPIKDGFCPIIKEPRTSCPSSKCNADDDCSGMLKCCDVPGCGKTCQEPSFSTCINGTKPFLLCLHMCQFARCPAYPQATCFSDPCRMCKVEFRDEQGNVVNCTKGLTPCQARQKLSKGLLGEFVPKCKDDGSYEPLQSHEGYSWCVDEDGKEINGTRMRFKQPTCQLQALKSDLTLCQLQRLQSVKSGSCPKHQPPACVITCKTDEDCEGSKKCCSNGCGAWCVEPSTPMPGQYIPQCKDDGRFEEVQCHPSTGYCWCVDTEGWEIEGTKIRGMPSCKKTCHPVMCRMYCEYGWAKGPDGCDICKCADAPTKPGFCPAVESGQLGTCVEECSNDNDCHGNKKCCSNGCGHVCTAPEYKAKPGYCPAVETHHVGICKSECSSDRDCRGDQKCCRNGCSRVCSTPAQQACPRGAPLMMCLIDPCERASCPANPKARCRPNYCGQCSAQFFDDNNNLVNCSASVTPCQKEYLEATGGPPGMVGQFIPHCHRDGSYSPLQCHASTGFCWCSTTDGKKIPKTESRVQPNCSRCKQQAYEATHPRRIGAYVPQCNDDGSYKRMQCWGSTGQCWCVTADGTEVPGTRVRGQPKCDTNEAVVSAFSIESTCDNGKKWQLCKDVCKKATCTKNPDAKCVSPMGGCGTDACQPKFYDSLGKQVQCMTECQQKAYEATRKRLIGAFIPKCNEDGTYARVQCWRSTGYCWCASEDGTEWPGTRIRGQPKCDVNDGPELLSIHAGLTFNYSFDLVRNVSQAFEESLKKQLITMFKLKDNQFQGPEVQEGSILVGFTVVPTSGGRDLNEFADDITAKARNHQLVIHFSGLTLVADPEAMLASPMYLEDLRIVNKEQQHESDSSGLSKTGVALVAVVCTLAVVAVALVAYVLIQKKRKNSGDGERAGIVFKDGNAEVNVSLTEA, translated from the exons TGGAATCATTATGTAAACGGATGCTTGCTGCTACTCAGAAAAGACCTCTTCTCCTTGGTCAGTACAAGCCGTCTTGCGATGCAAATGGTCGTTTCAACAGCATTCAAAATCATGAAGGATATTACTTCTGTGTGGATGAAAGAGGAATTcctgatttttcaacaaagtccCGAAATAACAACATAAAATGTTCAG AGTTAACACCCTGCCGGAAAAAGAGGCAAGAAGCCCTGAAGCTTCCAGCCATTGGCCGCTTTGTACCCGAGTGTAAAGATGATGGCTCTTTTAAGGAGAAACAATGCCATGCTTCAACTGGACAGTGCTGGTGTGTGGATAAAAATGGACATGAGTTTGAGGGAACTCGAACAAGAGGAGAGCTTGACTGCACCGCTACTG TTTGCCCAGCCAGCTCAAAACAGCTCCAATGTGATCCATCATTGTGCAGTACTGCTTCTTGCCCTGGCCAAAAAGATGCGAAGTGTAGAGTGAATCCATGCGGCAAATGTGAGGCAGAGTTTGTCAATCAATACGGCCAGAAGGTTAACT GCTATTCTAAATGTCAACAACAGCATCTTGAAGCACTTGGTACCCATTCGCTGGATGAGAAACCTGCGCACCCTGTCGTTGGACGCTTTGTTCCACAGTGTGCTGCTGATGGCAGTTATGAGGAAGTACAGTGTTATGGTTCTACAGGATATTGCTGGTGTGTGGATTCCCAGGGTAGCCCTGTTCTTGGAACCATGGTTCGTGGGTTGCCGCATTGTAACAATTCAGCACGTGGAG tctgTGGAGGTAAGCCTATGTTCACCTGTCTGCGCAATTTCTGTGAATGGTCCAGCTGCCCTGCCCATCCTGATGCAAAATGCAGAGTTAACCCATGTGGGGGATGCAAAGTAGAGTTTGTCGATAAGGATGGCAAGGTGGTTAACTGTGAAAAAG ATCTGACAAAGTGTCAGGTGGAGAATGCCAAAGCTTCAACATTGAGCAGAAGCCCTCAACTTCAACCCATCGGCAGGTTTGTGCCCAAGTGTGAGGCTGATGGTAGCTATTCACAGATTCAGTGCTGGTCTTCGACAGGATACTGTTGGTGTGTTAATAAGAGTGGAGATGAGATAGTAGGAACAAGGGTGCGAGGAAGGCCAACCTGTCGTTCTGGAAGGTCAA CTCGATCAGTTCCCATCAAGGATGGCTTCTGTCCAATCATCAAGGAACCTAGGACATCCTGTCCAAGCTCAAAATGTAATGCTGACGATGATTGTTCTGGCATGCTGAAATGTTGTGATGTTCCAGGATGTGGTAAAACCTGCCAGGAACCTTCTTTTTCAA CCTGTATCAATGGAACAAAACCATTCTTGTTGTGTCTGCACATGTGTCAGTTTGCTCGTTGTCCAGCTTACCCACAAGCCACCTGCTTCTCAGATCCATGCAGAATGTGCAAAGTGGAGTTCCGTGATGAGCAAGGAAATGTAGTCAACTGCACCAAAG GTCTGACCCCATGCCAAGCTCGTCAGAAGTTATCAAAAGGCCTCCTTGGTGAGTTTGTTCCAAAGTGCAAGGATGATGGCAGTTATGAACCTTTACAATCACATGAGGGATATTCCTGGTGCGTTGATGAAGATGGAAAGGAAATTAATGGAACAAGGATGCGTTTCAAGCAACCAACTTGTCAACTGCAAGCTTTGAAGAGTG ATCTAACATTGTGTCAGCTACAGAGACTCCAAAGTg TTAAATCTGGCTCTTGCCCAAAGCACCAGCCTCCAGCTTGTGTTATAACATGCAAAACTGATGAAGACTGTGAAGGCTCCAAAAAATGCTGCAGTAACGGTTGTGGTGCTTGGTGTGTGGAGCCAA GTACACCAATGCCTGGTCAGTATATTCCACAGTGCAAGGATGATGGAAGATTTGAGGAAGTGCAGTGTCATCCCTCCACAGGATATTGTTGGTGTGTTGATACTGAAGGCTGGGAGATTGAAGGAACAAAGATCAGAGGAATGCCAAGCTGCAAGAAAA CATGCCACCCTGTTATGTGCAGAATGTATTGTGAATATGGTTGGGCTAAAGGTCCCGATGGCTGCGACATCTGCAAGTGTGCTGATGCTCCAACCAAACCTGGTTTCTGTCCAGCTGTGGAATCAGGGCAGCTTGGAACTTGCGTCGAGGAATGCAGCAATGACAATGATTGCCatggaaacaagaaatgttgCTCTAATGGGTGTGGTCATGTCTGCACTGCCCCAGAATACAAAG ccaaGCCAGGTTATTGCCCAGCAGTTGAAACCCATCATGTTGGTATCTGCAAAAGTGAGTGCAGTTCGGATCGTGATTGCAGAGGAGATCAGAAGTGTTGTAGAAATGGCTGCAGTCGTGTCTGTAGTACACCTGCTCAGCAAG CCTGTCCACGTGGTGCACCTTTGATGATGTGTCTGATTGATCCTTGTGAAAGAGCCAGCTGCCCTGCCAACCCTAAAGCCAGATGCCGTCCAAACTATTGTGGCCAATGTTCAGCTCAGTTCTTTGATGACAACAACAACCTTGTCAATTGTTCTGCAA GTGTTACCCCATGTCAGAAGGAATATTTGGAAGCAACAGGTGGTCCCCCCGGAATGGTTGGTCAGTTTATCCCCCACTGTCATCGAGATGGTTCCTACTCTCCTTTGCAGTGCCATGCCTCCACTGGCTTCTGTTGGTGCTCAACCACAGATGGCAAGAAAATTCCAAAAACTGAAAGCAGGGTCCAGCCCAACT GTTCAAGATGCAAACAACAGGCCTATGAAGCAACCCACCCCCGTCGCATTGGAGCTTACGTTCCTCAGTGTAATGATGATGGTAGTTATAAACGTATGCAGTGCTGGGGTTCCACAGGACAGTGCTGGTGTGTGACAGCAGATGGAACTGAAGTACCTGGGACTAGAGTAAGAGGACAACCCAAATGCGACACCAATGAAG CTGTAGTCAGCGCCTTTAGTATTGAATCCACCTGTGACAATGGTAAGAAGTGGCAGTTATGCAAAGATGTTTGTAAGAAGGCTACCTGCACTAAAAACCCTGATGCTAAGTGTGTGTCACCCATGGGAGGCTGTGGAACAGATGCATGTCAACCTAAATTCTATGACAGCTTGGGAAAGCAGGTGCAAT GTATGACAGAATGCCAGCAGAAGGCATATGAAGCTACACGGAAGAGGCTCATTGGTGCGTTCATTCCCAAGTGTAATGAGGATGGAACTTATGCACGAGTGCAGTGCTGGAGATCCACTGGATATTGTTGGTGTGCGTCAGAGGATGGGACAGAGTGGCCTGGAACTAGAATTAGAGGACAACCCAAATGTGATGTCAATGATG GTCCAGAGCTATT GAGCATCCACGCAGGACTCACATTCAACTACAGTTTTGACTTAGTCAGGAATGTCTCACAGGCATTTGAAGA ATCTTTGAAGAAGCAATTGATTACCATGTTTAAATTGAAGGATAATCAGTTTCAGGGACCTGAG GTGCAAGAAGGCAGCATTTTAGTAGGATTCACTGTTGTACCGACGAGTGGTGGACGAGACCTGAACGAATTTGCAGATGACATCACTGCAAAG GCTCGCAACCACCAACTAGTGATTCACTTTAGTGGTTTGACGTTAGTGGCTGATCCTGAGGCCATGTTAGCGTCACCTATGTATCTTGAAGATCTAAGGATTGTTAATAAAGAACAACAACATGAGTCAGACAGCAGTGGATTATCAAAGACTGGTGTAGCACTCGTTGCTGTTGTTTGTACCTTAGCTGTAGTAGCCGTTGCATTAGTAGCATATGTG ttgattCAGAAAAAGCGAAAGAACTCCGGTGATGGGGAGAGA
- the LOC140943702 gene encoding thyroglobulin-like isoform X2, which produces MSSFKPGFVLLVLTQATLLSAVKDGVCPKAGPFGACVVTCGADENCDGSKKCCSNGCGAWCVEPMCPPGQEHVNCPAQLCNYVGCPDQPQESLRCVVESCGKCSVKFVNKTSGETVDCGPVESLCKRMLAATQKRPLLLGQYKPSCDANGRFNSIQNHEGYYFCVDERGIPDFSTKSRNNNIKCSELTPCRKKRQEALKLPAIGRFVPECKDDGSFKEKQCHASTGQCWCVDKNGHEFEGTRTRGELDCTATVCPASSKQLQCDPSLCSTASCPGQKDAKCRVNPCGKCEAEFVNQYGQKVNCYSKCQQQHLEALGTHSLDEKPAHPVVGRFVPQCAADGSYEEVQCYGSTGYCWCVDSQGSPVLGTMVRGLPHCNNSARGVCGGKPMFTCLRNFCEWSSCPAHPDAKCRVNPCGGCKVEFVDKDGKVVNCEKDLTKCQVENAKASTLSRSPQLQPIGRFVPKCEADGSYSQIQCWSSTGYCWCVNKSGDEIVGTRVRGRPTCRSGRSTRSVPIKDGFCPIIKEPRTSCPSSKCNADDDCSGMLKCCDVPGCGKTCQEPSFSTCINGTKPFLLCLHMCQFARCPAYPQATCFSDPCRMCKVEFRDEQGNVVNCTKGLTPCQARQKLSKGLLGEFVPKCKDDGSYEPLQSHEGYSWCVDEDGKEINGTRMRFKQPTCQLQALKSDLTLCQLQRLQSVKSGSCPKHQPPACVITCKTDEDCEGSKKCCSNGCGAWCVEPSTPMPGQYIPQCKDDGRFEEVQCHPSTGYCWCVDTEGWEIEGTKIRGMPSCKKTCHPVMCRMYCEYGWAKGPDGCDICKCADAPTKPGFCPAVESGQLGTCVEECSNDNDCHGNKKCCSNGCGHVCTAPEYKAKPGYCPAVETHHVGICKSECSSDRDCRGDQKCCRNGCSRVCSTPAQQACPRGAPLMMCLIDPCERASCPANPKARCRPNYCGQCSAQFFDDNNNLVNCSASVTPCQKEYLEATGGPPGMVGQFIPHCHRDGSYSPLQCHASTGFCWCSTTDGKKIPKTESRVQPNCSRCKQQAYEATHPRRIGAYVPQCNDDGSYKRMQCWGSTGQCWCVTADGTEVPGTRVRGQPKCDTNEAVVSAFSIESTCDNGKKWQLCKDVCKKATCTKNPDAKCVSPMGGCGTDACQPKFYDSLGKQVQCMTECQQKAYEATRKRLIGAFIPKCNEDGTYARVQCWRSTGYCWCASEDGTEWPGTRIRGQPKCDVNDGPELLSIHAGLTFNYSFDLVRNVSQAFEESLKKQLITMFKLKDNQFQGPEVQEGSILVGFTVVPTSGGRDLNEFADDITAKARNHQLVIHFSGLTLVADPEAMLASPMYLEDLRIVNKEQQHESDSSGLSKTGVALVAVVCTLAVVAVALVAYVLIQKKRKNSGDGERLYLLS; this is translated from the exons TGGAATCATTATGTAAACGGATGCTTGCTGCTACTCAGAAAAGACCTCTTCTCCTTGGTCAGTACAAGCCGTCTTGCGATGCAAATGGTCGTTTCAACAGCATTCAAAATCATGAAGGATATTACTTCTGTGTGGATGAAAGAGGAATTcctgatttttcaacaaagtccCGAAATAACAACATAAAATGTTCAG AGTTAACACCCTGCCGGAAAAAGAGGCAAGAAGCCCTGAAGCTTCCAGCCATTGGCCGCTTTGTACCCGAGTGTAAAGATGATGGCTCTTTTAAGGAGAAACAATGCCATGCTTCAACTGGACAGTGCTGGTGTGTGGATAAAAATGGACATGAGTTTGAGGGAACTCGAACAAGAGGAGAGCTTGACTGCACCGCTACTG TTTGCCCAGCCAGCTCAAAACAGCTCCAATGTGATCCATCATTGTGCAGTACTGCTTCTTGCCCTGGCCAAAAAGATGCGAAGTGTAGAGTGAATCCATGCGGCAAATGTGAGGCAGAGTTTGTCAATCAATACGGCCAGAAGGTTAACT GCTATTCTAAATGTCAACAACAGCATCTTGAAGCACTTGGTACCCATTCGCTGGATGAGAAACCTGCGCACCCTGTCGTTGGACGCTTTGTTCCACAGTGTGCTGCTGATGGCAGTTATGAGGAAGTACAGTGTTATGGTTCTACAGGATATTGCTGGTGTGTGGATTCCCAGGGTAGCCCTGTTCTTGGAACCATGGTTCGTGGGTTGCCGCATTGTAACAATTCAGCACGTGGAG tctgTGGAGGTAAGCCTATGTTCACCTGTCTGCGCAATTTCTGTGAATGGTCCAGCTGCCCTGCCCATCCTGATGCAAAATGCAGAGTTAACCCATGTGGGGGATGCAAAGTAGAGTTTGTCGATAAGGATGGCAAGGTGGTTAACTGTGAAAAAG ATCTGACAAAGTGTCAGGTGGAGAATGCCAAAGCTTCAACATTGAGCAGAAGCCCTCAACTTCAACCCATCGGCAGGTTTGTGCCCAAGTGTGAGGCTGATGGTAGCTATTCACAGATTCAGTGCTGGTCTTCGACAGGATACTGTTGGTGTGTTAATAAGAGTGGAGATGAGATAGTAGGAACAAGGGTGCGAGGAAGGCCAACCTGTCGTTCTGGAAGGTCAA CTCGATCAGTTCCCATCAAGGATGGCTTCTGTCCAATCATCAAGGAACCTAGGACATCCTGTCCAAGCTCAAAATGTAATGCTGACGATGATTGTTCTGGCATGCTGAAATGTTGTGATGTTCCAGGATGTGGTAAAACCTGCCAGGAACCTTCTTTTTCAA CCTGTATCAATGGAACAAAACCATTCTTGTTGTGTCTGCACATGTGTCAGTTTGCTCGTTGTCCAGCTTACCCACAAGCCACCTGCTTCTCAGATCCATGCAGAATGTGCAAAGTGGAGTTCCGTGATGAGCAAGGAAATGTAGTCAACTGCACCAAAG GTCTGACCCCATGCCAAGCTCGTCAGAAGTTATCAAAAGGCCTCCTTGGTGAGTTTGTTCCAAAGTGCAAGGATGATGGCAGTTATGAACCTTTACAATCACATGAGGGATATTCCTGGTGCGTTGATGAAGATGGAAAGGAAATTAATGGAACAAGGATGCGTTTCAAGCAACCAACTTGTCAACTGCAAGCTTTGAAGAGTG ATCTAACATTGTGTCAGCTACAGAGACTCCAAAGTg TTAAATCTGGCTCTTGCCCAAAGCACCAGCCTCCAGCTTGTGTTATAACATGCAAAACTGATGAAGACTGTGAAGGCTCCAAAAAATGCTGCAGTAACGGTTGTGGTGCTTGGTGTGTGGAGCCAA GTACACCAATGCCTGGTCAGTATATTCCACAGTGCAAGGATGATGGAAGATTTGAGGAAGTGCAGTGTCATCCCTCCACAGGATATTGTTGGTGTGTTGATACTGAAGGCTGGGAGATTGAAGGAACAAAGATCAGAGGAATGCCAAGCTGCAAGAAAA CATGCCACCCTGTTATGTGCAGAATGTATTGTGAATATGGTTGGGCTAAAGGTCCCGATGGCTGCGACATCTGCAAGTGTGCTGATGCTCCAACCAAACCTGGTTTCTGTCCAGCTGTGGAATCAGGGCAGCTTGGAACTTGCGTCGAGGAATGCAGCAATGACAATGATTGCCatggaaacaagaaatgttgCTCTAATGGGTGTGGTCATGTCTGCACTGCCCCAGAATACAAAG ccaaGCCAGGTTATTGCCCAGCAGTTGAAACCCATCATGTTGGTATCTGCAAAAGTGAGTGCAGTTCGGATCGTGATTGCAGAGGAGATCAGAAGTGTTGTAGAAATGGCTGCAGTCGTGTCTGTAGTACACCTGCTCAGCAAG CCTGTCCACGTGGTGCACCTTTGATGATGTGTCTGATTGATCCTTGTGAAAGAGCCAGCTGCCCTGCCAACCCTAAAGCCAGATGCCGTCCAAACTATTGTGGCCAATGTTCAGCTCAGTTCTTTGATGACAACAACAACCTTGTCAATTGTTCTGCAA GTGTTACCCCATGTCAGAAGGAATATTTGGAAGCAACAGGTGGTCCCCCCGGAATGGTTGGTCAGTTTATCCCCCACTGTCATCGAGATGGTTCCTACTCTCCTTTGCAGTGCCATGCCTCCACTGGCTTCTGTTGGTGCTCAACCACAGATGGCAAGAAAATTCCAAAAACTGAAAGCAGGGTCCAGCCCAACT GTTCAAGATGCAAACAACAGGCCTATGAAGCAACCCACCCCCGTCGCATTGGAGCTTACGTTCCTCAGTGTAATGATGATGGTAGTTATAAACGTATGCAGTGCTGGGGTTCCACAGGACAGTGCTGGTGTGTGACAGCAGATGGAACTGAAGTACCTGGGACTAGAGTAAGAGGACAACCCAAATGCGACACCAATGAAG CTGTAGTCAGCGCCTTTAGTATTGAATCCACCTGTGACAATGGTAAGAAGTGGCAGTTATGCAAAGATGTTTGTAAGAAGGCTACCTGCACTAAAAACCCTGATGCTAAGTGTGTGTCACCCATGGGAGGCTGTGGAACAGATGCATGTCAACCTAAATTCTATGACAGCTTGGGAAAGCAGGTGCAAT GTATGACAGAATGCCAGCAGAAGGCATATGAAGCTACACGGAAGAGGCTCATTGGTGCGTTCATTCCCAAGTGTAATGAGGATGGAACTTATGCACGAGTGCAGTGCTGGAGATCCACTGGATATTGTTGGTGTGCGTCAGAGGATGGGACAGAGTGGCCTGGAACTAGAATTAGAGGACAACCCAAATGTGATGTCAATGATG GTCCAGAGCTATT GAGCATCCACGCAGGACTCACATTCAACTACAGTTTTGACTTAGTCAGGAATGTCTCACAGGCATTTGAAGA ATCTTTGAAGAAGCAATTGATTACCATGTTTAAATTGAAGGATAATCAGTTTCAGGGACCTGAG GTGCAAGAAGGCAGCATTTTAGTAGGATTCACTGTTGTACCGACGAGTGGTGGACGAGACCTGAACGAATTTGCAGATGACATCACTGCAAAG GCTCGCAACCACCAACTAGTGATTCACTTTAGTGGTTTGACGTTAGTGGCTGATCCTGAGGCCATGTTAGCGTCACCTATGTATCTTGAAGATCTAAGGATTGTTAATAAAGAACAACAACATGAGTCAGACAGCAGTGGATTATCAAAGACTGGTGTAGCACTCGTTGCTGTTGTTTGTACCTTAGCTGTAGTAGCCGTTGCATTAGTAGCATATGTG ttgattCAGAAAAAGCGAAAGAACTCCGGTGATGGGGAGAGA